The Candidatus Eisenbacteria bacterium DNA segment ACGCGGTCGACCGGTCGTATCTGGACGGCAGGGTCACGGGCGATGCCGAGAAGGATCGCCGGTTCAATCCGCTTTCATGGCGGAACGAGACCGACAATTTCTTCGAGCCGCATTACGAGCTGATCCAGGACGTGAAGCTGAGCGAGAAGGCATCGCTCAGCTCTTCCGCGTTCTACTTTCCGGGGAAGGGGTACTACGACGACCTCCCCTACGGCCCGCAGACGTTCGCTTCGCGGCATCTGCCCGACTTCACGGTCGCCTCAAACACCCAGTACCCGTCCGCGTACTACGCCGACACGAGCGGCGCAGGGCCTTACACGGTCGTGGCCGCGGACATGACACAGCGACTCTGGGTGAAAAACAAGCACTACGGCTGGATTCCTCGGGCAAAGCTCCAGCATTCGCACGGTGCGTTGACCGTGGGCGGAGAGTGGCGCGAGCATGAGGGAAGGCACTGGGGCGAGCTGACCTGGGCGGCGGCCCTGCCGCCGGGTGTGGATCCTAACTCCGTCTTCTACGACTACACCGGCCGGGTCAACGTGATCTCGGGCTTTGCCCAAGAGGAATTTGAGCTGCGCCACGACCTCCAGGCGACCGGGAGCCTACAGTGGCGGCGAACGCGCTACGCGATCGGCAAGGATCGCTACAACGGCTACGACTTCAATCTCCACTACTCGTTCGTGAGCCCCCGCGTAGGGCTCAACTGGAACGCGACCGACCGGTGGAACGCGTTCGGCAGCTTCGCGCAAACCCAAGTGGAGCCGATCCTGGGAGAGATCTATCGCGCCGACGATCCGACCAGCGTGCCGCTCTTCCGCGTCCTCGATCCCGCGATTCACGTCTACGAGGACCCGCTGGTCGATCCCGAGAAGCAGGCGTCGGATACCGCCGCGGCGACGACTACCTCAAGCTGACCGGGTTCTGGCTCGACTTCAGAAATGAGATCGTCCCGAGCGGCCAGATCGGCGCCCTGGGCGTGCCGATCACCGGGAACGCCGCGCGGTCCTCGCACAAGGGGATCGAGTTCGAGGGTGGGAGTCGGCACCGGAGCGGCCTGGAGCTTTCAGGCAACCTCACCCTGAGCCGGAATCGATTCAAAGATTACCGCGAGTACGTCGATTCGGTGACGGTGAACGATTTCGGAGGGAACGCGATCGCGGGATTCCCGGATCGTCTCGCGAACCTGAACGTCGGCTATCGCCGCGGCGGCGCGCTCACCACCGTGGGGGTGGTCGATGTGGGGCGCCAGTACCTCGACAACACGGAGGATTATCGAAAGGACCCCAGCCTTAGGTCGGCGCCCGGATACCAGCACAAATTCGTCGAGGCGCACACGCTGTTGAACGCCACGCTGTCGCTCGATCTCGCCCGCCTCACAAGGACCCGCCCGCTCGGCGCGGAGGCGTTGGCTCTCGAGGTCCACGCTCAGAATCTGACCGACCTCAAGTATGAGACGGCCGGATACGTCTACGCCGACGTGCCCTACTTCTACCCGGCGTCGGGCCGAAGCGTCTTCGTGAGCCTGAGGGCGGAATTTTGATCCGACGCCGCGTGGACGGCCCGCCCCGGCCGTGAAATCCGCGCTCCAGCCGGTCGATCTCGCTCTCGTCGGGGCCTATTTCGTCTTCCTGCTCTTGGTCGGGCTCCGATTCTTCGGCGTCGCCCGGCGCGACGCCACCGAATACCTCCTCATGGGGCGCAAGCTCGCGCTCCCCTCGTTCGTGGCGACGCTCGTCACGACATGGTACGGCGGCATTCTCGGGGTCGGCGAGTTCAGTTATCGCTTCGGGATCTCCAACTGGCTGGTCTTCGGAGTTCCGTACCTGATCGCGAAGCGCGCGCGTCGTAGCCGCCTCTACACGGTTCCCGACCAGCTCGCGGCCGCGTACGGCAGGCCCGCGGGTCTCCTCGGGGCGGTCGTCATCCAGATCCTCTCGAGCCCCGCTCCCTACGTCCTCATGCTGGGCGTCCTGCTCCAGACGATGTTCGGGGGGCCGCTCTGGGTGGCGATCCTCGTGGGCACGGTCGTATCAACCGGCTACTCGCTCCGCGGCGGCCTCCGCTCCGTGGTGCGGGCCGACAACGTGCAGTTCATTCTCATGTACCTGGGCTTCCTGATCGCGCTGCCGCTCCTCGCCCTACGATACGGCGGGCTCGACTTTCTCCGCGCCCACCTTCCCGCGACGCACTTCGTCTGGCATGGCGGGAACGCGCCGCAGTACGTCTTTGTGTGGTACTTGATCGCGCTCCAGACCCTCGTCGAGCCGACCTTCTATCAGCGCGCCTTTGCCGCCGTCGACGAGCGCGTGGCCCAGCGAGGGGTCCTGATCTCGATCGGCTTCTGGATGATCTTCGACTTCCTGACGACATTCACCGGCCTCTACGCCCGGGCCCTCATGCCGCAGCTCGCGGATCCGGTTCGTGCCTACCCGGCCCTCGCGGTCGAGTTCCTCCCACCTGTTCTCCGGGGCCTTTTCTACCTCGGTCTCCTCGCGACCGTGATGTCGACCGTGGACGGCTACACGTTCATCGGAGGCGTGAATTTCGGACGCGATCTCATCTGGCGCTGGCGCCAGGAAGCAGACGAGTCGCGCGTGAATCGATATGTCCAAGTCGGATTCCTGATCACCGCGATCCTGGCGCTCGCGCTCGCGCTCTTCTTCCGCTCCGCCGTCGATCTGTGGCACGACGTGGGGTCCGTCGGCGTCCCCGCCCTGCTGGTTCCGCTGCTCTCTTCCTACAGTGATCGATGGCGGATGTCGCCGCGAGCGGCGGTCATCGCGATCGTTGCGGGTGGGGGAGTCTCGCTTGCGTGGTTGTTGTGGAGAAATTTCGGGGGAGCATCGGCGTACCCGCTCGGGCTCGAGCCGATCT contains these protein-coding regions:
- a CDS encoding TonB-dependent receptor, translating into MAANALRDRQGSLQRLRLQSPLLVREPPRRAQLERDRPVERVRQLRANPSGADPGRDLSRRRSDQRAALPRPRSRDSRLRGPAGRSREAGVGYRRGDDYLKLTGFWLDFRNEIVPSGQIGALGVPITGNAARSSHKGIEFEGGSRHRSGLELSGNLTLSRNRFKDYREYVDSVTVNDFGGNAIAGFPDRLANLNVGYRRGGALTTVGVVDVGRQYLDNTEDYRKDPSLRSAPGYQHKFVEAHTLLNATLSLDLARLTRTRPLGAEALALEVHAQNLTDLKYETAGYVYADVPYFYPASGRSVFVSLRAEF
- a CDS encoding sodium:solute symporter family protein — protein: MKSALQPVDLALVGAYFVFLLLVGLRFFGVARRDATEYLLMGRKLALPSFVATLVTTWYGGILGVGEFSYRFGISNWLVFGVPYLIAKRARRSRLYTVPDQLAAAYGRPAGLLGAVVIQILSSPAPYVLMLGVLLQTMFGGPLWVAILVGTVVSTGYSLRGGLRSVVRADNVQFILMYLGFLIALPLLALRYGGLDFLRAHLPATHFVWHGGNAPQYVFVWYLIALQTLVEPTFYQRAFAAVDERVAQRGVLISIGFWMIFDFLTTFTGLYARALMPQLADPVRAYPALAVEFLPPVLRGLFYLGLLATVMSTVDGYTFIGGVNFGRDLIWRWRQEADESRVNRYVQVGFLITAILALALALFFRSAVDLWHDVGSVGVPALLVPLLSSYSDRWRMSPRAAVIAIVAGGGVSLAWLLWRNFGGASAYPLGLEPIYPGLAVSALIWALRIRPATGNLPAKPVI